A part of Populus alba chromosome 8, ASM523922v2, whole genome shotgun sequence genomic DNA contains:
- the LOC118052202 gene encoding protein-tyrosine-phosphatase MKP1 yields the protein MVGKEDASNNPLAPCQLPSAGGSRKVFWRSASWSSSRTALQHPGTEEKDCVIDPNGNPAGNNSGNGQNRRYPAPLTPRSQQNCKARSCLPPLSIARRSLDEWPKAGSDDLGEWPQPPTPSGNNSGERLKLDLSSIQRTPDRNGGLVKKDRIAFFDKECSKVAEHVYLGGDAVARDREILKQNGITHVLNCVGFVCLEYFKADFVYRTLWLQDSPSEDITSILYDVFDYFEDVREQGGRVFVHCCQGVSRSTSLVIAYLMWREGQSFDDAFQYVKAARGIADPNMGFACQLLQCQKRVHAFPLSPSSLLRMYRIAPHSPYDPLHLVPRMLNDPSPSALDSRGAFIVHIPSSIYVWIGKNCEAIMERDARGAVCQIVRYERVQGPIRVVKECEEPAYFWDAFSYYLPLMDKSANGGDSGGSRAKICPGERKVDTYDVDFEIFQKAIKGGFVPPFASSENELETHLPARESSWSVLRRKFAPGDMKEFVSAPKILLSRVYSDSMMIVHSSSPSSSSLSSSSSSSPAYLSPDSISSDSSTNSKYFSESSLDSPSATSCSLPVSSTLSNLSNLSLSSKSSSQPLSSIYGVNTSQQHFPAASSLSKKSSLSLAERRGSLSKSLKLPMVTDNMRVNNTPPSSLASQEQGAKINEKSFSWCNSDSIDIVLESKDDVKGGRHSIQQCKPNISLVRVASPDLHHKEASTVNNFDELGKNCPVGESSGCYVSNGMEESVEESCKVMQPLVCRWPSLERIAALGISDLDSKTAFAILVPTRGVGRDETRILYFWVGKSFSDEKSIIQLDNNRLLADSEHIYWSQAGYYVLTQMGLPKDLTIKVVNEDEEPAEFLALLSAL from the exons ATGGTGGGCAAAGAAGATGCCTCTAATAATCCTCTGGCTCCGTGCCAGCTTCCTTCTGCCGGCGGGTCTCGCAAAGTCTTCTGGCGTTCTGCGTCCTGGTCCTCTTCCAGGACTGCTCTACAGCACCCTGGAACAGAAGAGAAAGATTGCGTTATAGATCCGAATGGGAATCCTGCTGGTAATAATAGTGGTAATGGGCAAAACAGGAGGTATCCTGCTCCTTTAACTCCGCGGTCTCAACAGAATTGCAAAGCACGGTCGTGCTTGCCACCTTTGTCGATTGCTCGGAGAAGTCTAGACGAGTGGCCAAAAGCAGGTTCTGATGATTTGGGAGAGTGGCCGCAGCCTCCTACTCCGAGTGGGAACAACAGCGGTGAAAGGTTGAAACTTGATTTATCTTCGATTCAAAGGACCCCTGATAGGAACGGTGGGTTGGTGAAGAAGGATAGGATTGCTTTCTTTGATAAGGAATGCTCCAAAGTTGCTGAACACGTGTATCTAGGTGGGGATGCTGTTGCTAGAGATAGGGAGATTTTGAAGCAGAATGGGATTACCCATGTGTTAAATTGTGTGGGTTTTGTTTGTCTGGAGTATTTCAAGGCAGATTTTGTGTATAGGACTCTGTGGTTGCAGGATAGTCCATCAGAGGATATAACGAGTATTCTATATGATGTTTTCGATTATTTTGAAGATGTTAGGGAACAGGGCGGGAGGGTTTTTGTTCATTGCTGCCAAGGGGTTTCACGGTCCACGTCATTAGTGATAGCATATCTCATGTGGAGAGAGGGCCAGAGTTTTGATGACGCGTTTCAGTATGTGAAGGCAGCAAGAGGGATTGCAGATCCCAACATGGGTTTTGCCTGCCAGTTATTACAGTGCCAAAAGAGGGTTCATGCCTTCCCTCTTAGCCCTAGTTCATTGTTGAGGATGTATAGAATTGCCCCACACTCACCCTATGACCCTTTGCATCTTGTCCCAAGGATGCTGAATGACCCTTCGCCATCTGCTCTGGATTCTAGAGGTGCCTTTATTGTTCACATACCTTCTTCAATATATGTCTGGATCGGTAAAAATTGTGAGGCCATTATGGAAAGGGATGCGAGAGGGGCAGTTTGCCAGATTGTTCGGTATGAAAGAGTTCAAGGACCAATAAGAGTGGTTAAAGAATGCGAAGAACCAGCTTACTTTTGGGATGCTTTCTCTTATTATTTACCTTTGATGGATAAATCTGCTAATGGAGGAGATAGCGGGGGATCCAGAGCTAAGATTTGCCCTGGTGAGAGGAAAGTAGATACATATGATGTTGATTTTGAGATTTTCCAAAAAGCTATTAAGGGGGGTTTTGTGCCTCCATTTGCATCATCAGAGAATGAGCTTGAAACCCATCTTCCTGCTAGAGAAAGCAGTTGGAGCGTGCTAAGGCGGAAGTTTGCCCCGGGTGATATGAAGGAGTTTGTCTCAGCACCGAAGATATTGCTTTCCAGGGTCTATTCAGACTCTATGATGATAGTGCACTCATCATCACCGTCTTCATCTTCGCTGTCGTCATCTTCCTCCTCGTCGCCTGCCTATCTCTCTCCAGATTCTATCTCTTCTGATTCTAGCACTAACTCAAAGTACTTTTCAGAATCCTCGCTAGATTCTCCTTCAGCAACTTCATGTTCTCTTCCAGTATCTTCAACCTTGTCTAATTTATCCAACTTGTCTCTCTCATCTAAATCTTCTTCCCAACCATTATCAAGTATTTATGGTGTCAATACGTCCCAGCAACATTTTCCAGCAGCTTCCTCACTATCCAAAAAATCTTCACTTTCACTTGCCGAGCGCAGAGGTAGCTTGTCAAAGTCTTTGAAGCTGCCGATGGTGACTGATAATATGAGGGTGAACAATACACCTCCAAGTTCTCTTGCCAGCCAGGAACAGGGTGCTAAGATAAACGAGAAAAGTTTCTCTTGGTGCAATTCAGATAGTATAGACATTGTTTTAGAGTCCAAGGATGATGTTAAAGGAGGTAGACATTCAATTCAACAGTGCAAGCCAAACATCTCTCTGGTCAGAGTAGCTAGTCCTGACTTACATCACAAGGAAGCCTCCACtgtaaataattttgatgaacTGGGTAAAAATTGCCCTGTGGGAGAAAGTTCGGGGTGTTATGTGTCAAATGGGATGGAGGAAAGTGTTGAAGAAAGTTGTAAAGTAATGCAACCTCTGGTATGCCGTTGGCCCAGTCTAGAAAGGATTGCAGCATTGGGTATCAGTGATTTAGATTCTAAAACCGCCTTTGCCATTTTAGTGCCAACCAGAGGTGTAGGCAGAGATGAGACTAGGATTCTCTACTTTTGGGTAGGAAAATCATTTTCCGATGAGAAAAGCATAATTCAGTTAGATAACAACAGACTATTAGCAGATTCTGAACATATTTACTGGAGTCAAGCTGGTTATTATGTTCTAACTCAAATGGGTCTTCCGAAGGACCTTACCATTAAG GTGGTCAATGAAGATGAAGAACCAGCAGAATTTCTTGCATTGCTAAGTGCATTGTAG